The sequence below is a genomic window from Sphingobacterium sp. ML3W.
GCCTACTTGAAAGGTTCTTGTCGAAATAGAAACTGTCATTCTTCCGCTTTCTCCTTTCCCAATATACTTATCACCACTTGCAAACCCAAATAAATAAGCTCCGCCTGTTCCTGATAGACCGAAAATATCAACCCAAGTGTTGGTATCTTTCACATAAGCGTAAATATTTAAACCGCCAGCAATAGAAATAGGATCTTGAGAGATAAAAACACCTGCTTTGGGGTCGTAGTACCTAAAACGGTTATAATACAATCCTGTTTCTATATCTTCATATTGTCCTTGATAACGAAATGGAATAAAAGAACTTGCTCCTTCAAGATTACGGATTTTTCCATAAATATCCAACTCCAAACTTTTTCTCCTT
It includes:
- a CDS encoding RHS repeat-associated core domain-containing protein, which produces MELDIYGKIRNLEGASSFIPFRYQGQYEDIETGLYYNRFRYYDPKAGVFISQDPISIAGGLNIYAYVKDTNTWVDIFGLSGTGGAYLFGFASGDKYIGKGESGRMTVSISTRTFQVGKMGGDNTLIGKAHISTGGNNDLGKMVEYKAMHDAGFVPGGKHNVPDGYLNNHMSGKSTWDANPHLQGKATELADKLRADYEADVKARAKTICH